The following proteins are co-located in the Leptospira sp. GIMC2001 genome:
- a CDS encoding NAD(P)/FAD-dependent oxidoreductase, translated as MINKKRVVVIGAGFAGLQIVKKLANYDELEVVLIDRTNHHLFQPLLYQVASAVLSPADIAIPSRSLTTDFKNVKVIMSEVTKVNFKSNIVHFQDREIDYDYLVLAMGARTSFFGNDSWEKYTFGLKNLKDALALRRRLLVTFEQAELAGDVVTARRLLNYTIVGGGPTGVEIAGAIAELSYQILRKDFRNIDPGLAKITLIEAGPRILGTFHESLSAFAQAKLEKRGILVLTNSPVKKIDAKGVHLPKGLIESKTVIWAAGVQGTALAESLGLGLDRGKRIFVDKQCRAKGKENVFVVGDAANFSEGLERPLPGVSPVAMQQGRYVADWILNDIKGKTSKDFVYNDKGSMATIGRKDAVAEVGNWRMKGLLGWFAWLFVHLFYQVGFKNKISILITWVWSYVSVRAGARLIQEEIPKDK; from the coding sequence ATGATCAACAAAAAGAGAGTAGTGGTAATTGGGGCAGGTTTTGCCGGATTACAAATTGTTAAGAAACTTGCAAATTATGATGAGTTGGAAGTCGTGCTAATTGATCGAACCAATCACCATCTTTTCCAACCTTTGCTTTACCAAGTAGCTTCCGCAGTTCTCAGTCCAGCAGATATCGCAATCCCATCAAGATCCCTCACAACTGACTTTAAGAACGTGAAAGTAATTATGAGTGAAGTGACCAAAGTAAATTTCAAATCGAATATTGTCCATTTTCAAGATAGAGAAATCGATTATGATTATCTAGTATTGGCAATGGGAGCAAGGACGAGTTTTTTCGGTAATGATTCTTGGGAAAAGTACACATTCGGACTTAAGAATTTAAAGGATGCACTTGCCCTTAGGCGACGGCTTTTAGTTACGTTTGAACAAGCTGAACTCGCAGGTGATGTAGTAACTGCTCGTCGGCTTCTCAATTATACTATTGTTGGTGGTGGCCCCACTGGAGTGGAAATTGCAGGCGCTATTGCTGAATTGAGTTACCAAATTCTTAGAAAGGATTTTCGTAATATCGATCCAGGTCTTGCCAAAATTACTTTGATTGAAGCAGGCCCAAGAATTCTCGGAACTTTCCATGAGTCTCTTTCTGCATTTGCACAAGCGAAACTAGAAAAAAGAGGAATCCTGGTTCTTACCAATTCACCAGTCAAGAAAATTGATGCAAAAGGTGTGCACCTCCCCAAAGGGTTGATAGAATCTAAAACTGTTATCTGGGCTGCGGGTGTTCAAGGAACTGCACTTGCGGAAAGTTTAGGATTAGGTTTAGATCGCGGGAAAAGAATTTTTGTTGATAAACAATGTAGGGCAAAAGGGAAAGAGAATGTTTTCGTTGTTGGTGATGCTGCGAATTTTTCTGAGGGACTAGAAAGACCGCTTCCTGGCGTATCACCCGTTGCAATGCAACAAGGAAGATATGTCGCTGATTGGATTCTCAATGACATCAAAGGCAAAACATCCAAAGATTTCGTATACAATGACAAGGGAAGCATGGCAACTATTGGCCGTAAAGATGCTGTTGCTGAAGTAGGCAATTGGCGAATGAAAGGATTGCTCGGCTGGTTTGCTTGGTTGTTTGTCCATCTATTCTACCAAGTAGGATTCAAGAATAAAATTTCGATTCTGATCACTTGGGTTTGGAGCTATGTATCCGTTCGCGCTGGTGCAAGATTGATTCAAGAAGAAATTCCGAAGGATAAATAA
- a CDS encoding putative porin, producing the protein MYQYFNFYKLIPLVLFLITTNLSADYTIQAIGARNGGEFNFETGNRFPNLSGVRGGSRISFERNYNLFGLGGRYSNNRFEIYGKFTTTGWYVPTGRARDEDFFLFATSQEKAHHLMINETTYYDSVNVYSGTRNFADGIGKSSMSEYNIDLLARYYFGDARSDLNKSGDGFYLSGGLRYTYNKFIFYDVVQWVASNPIFYGPIGYGLSFTNSILQIPFGFGYRLNGEKFYLDSTFHFMIVYDKTRDFHAQRNINFNSLTAGPGILAQLELGYKFNPKMSFFTRMNQMRYFTKGSFEAVGGLTQEDIAANFLGRYKAHINAKEYRIEFGVDYRPDWGNPSLETPKVIERRNAEEFNTNTGEEERNGGQEEDPSFSPR; encoded by the coding sequence ATGTATCAATATTTCAATTTCTATAAACTTATTCCTCTAGTTTTATTTCTGATAACAACAAACTTATCTGCAGACTATACAATCCAAGCAATTGGCGCAAGGAATGGTGGAGAATTTAATTTCGAGACTGGCAATCGCTTTCCTAATTTATCTGGGGTTCGAGGAGGTTCTAGAATTAGCTTTGAGCGTAATTACAATTTATTCGGATTGGGTGGTCGGTATTCCAATAATCGTTTTGAAATCTACGGCAAATTCACAACAACGGGCTGGTATGTCCCAACTGGTCGAGCTCGCGATGAGGACTTCTTTCTATTCGCAACCTCTCAGGAGAAAGCTCATCATCTAATGATAAATGAGACTACTTATTATGATTCTGTAAATGTTTACTCTGGTACAAGAAATTTTGCAGATGGAATTGGTAAATCATCTATGTCTGAATACAATATTGATTTATTGGCTAGATACTATTTTGGTGATGCTCGCTCTGACCTGAATAAATCTGGCGACGGTTTCTACTTATCCGGAGGACTAAGATATACTTATAACAAATTTATTTTCTATGACGTCGTGCAATGGGTCGCGAGTAATCCAATTTTCTATGGCCCCATAGGCTACGGACTTAGCTTTACCAATTCAATTCTACAGATTCCTTTTGGTTTCGGATATCGATTAAATGGGGAGAAATTCTATTTGGATAGTACTTTTCACTTCATGATAGTCTACGATAAAACTCGCGATTTCCATGCTCAGAGAAATATAAATTTTAATTCTCTTACGGCAGGTCCAGGGATTCTTGCTCAGTTGGAATTAGGCTATAAATTCAATCCCAAAATGAGCTTCTTTACAAGAATGAATCAAATGAGATATTTTACTAAAGGAAGCTTCGAAGCTGTTGGTGGTCTTACACAAGAAGATATAGCAGCGAATTTTCTCGGAAGATACAAAGCCCATATTAATGCAAAAGAATATAGAATAGAATTTGGAGTTGACTATAGACCTGATTGGGGGAACCCTTCCTTAGAGACTCCAAAGGTTATAGAGAGACGCAATGCCGAAGAATTCAACACCAACACAGGAGAAGAAGAGCGTAACGGGGGACAAGAAGAAGATCCTAGCTTTTCGCCCAGGTGA
- a CDS encoding Crp/Fnr family transcriptional regulator, with protein sequence MSKAVFPTGKFIFKENELNNAMYIILKGKVEIFLTVGKSVTRLAIMEEGDFFGEMALFSSRPRSASARCLADTELAIIESKQQLQNFLLKNPKFSAKMVSIMADRLAKTNDLLTETMSGKSAVELEYSAQGSR encoded by the coding sequence ATGAGTAAAGCAGTCTTCCCAACAGGAAAGTTCATATTCAAAGAGAACGAACTCAATAACGCCATGTATATCATCCTAAAAGGCAAAGTAGAAATCTTTCTTACAGTTGGTAAATCAGTCACTCGTTTAGCCATAATGGAAGAAGGAGATTTTTTCGGAGAAATGGCTTTGTTTAGTTCTAGACCAAGAAGTGCTTCAGCAAGATGTCTTGCCGATACTGAACTTGCTATAATCGAGAGCAAACAACAACTTCAAAATTTTCTACTTAAAAATCCGAAATTTTCTGCAAAGATGGTTTCAATTATGGCTGATAGACTTGCAAAAACCAACGACCTTCTGACTGAAACGATGTCAGGTAAATCGGCTGTAGAATTGGAGTATTCAGCTCAAGGAAGTAGATAG
- a CDS encoding ParB/RepB/Spo0J family partition protein translates to MSKKNDFSSLDLISAYTEKKKNPSRIDLSNIFVNPNQPRVFNREEVQDLVDSMDRLGLIEPILLRKDKNKYIVVAGERRFRAASKLGWKDIPAIVTDANEEICYEMALAENEKRKNLNPWEVGRSIAYLRKEKKKTAEEVAALLGYTERYVKQLSSIARLDQKAVFDMIRTGTQVTVKSLEAVLKRKEGRGETISPQKKTNNVKVTLDLSVLPSKTRENFIKDLNTLKKKYGIQV, encoded by the coding sequence ATGTCTAAGAAAAATGATTTCTCATCACTCGATCTTATATCTGCTTATACAGAAAAGAAGAAGAATCCTTCTCGAATAGATTTATCTAATATTTTTGTGAATCCTAATCAACCTCGAGTGTTCAATCGAGAAGAGGTGCAAGATTTAGTTGATTCCATGGACAGATTGGGACTTATAGAGCCTATTCTTCTAAGAAAAGATAAGAATAAATATATCGTTGTCGCAGGAGAAAGAAGATTCCGAGCTGCAAGCAAACTTGGATGGAAAGATATACCAGCGATTGTTACTGATGCAAATGAAGAAATATGCTACGAGATGGCACTTGCAGAAAACGAAAAGAGAAAGAATCTAAACCCTTGGGAAGTCGGTCGTTCGATTGCTTATTTACGAAAAGAAAAGAAGAAAACAGCAGAAGAAGTTGCTGCCTTATTGGGATACACAGAGAGATATGTAAAACAGCTTAGCTCTATCGCTAGATTAGATCAGAAAGCAGTTTTTGATATGATTAGAACTGGAACACAAGTGACAGTCAAGTCTCTTGAAGCAGTGCTAAAAAGAAAAGAGGGTAGGGGTGAAACGATTTCACCCCAGAAGAAAACAAATAACGTAAAAGTTACACTTGATTTATCAGTCCTACCATCGAAAACAAGAGAGAATTTTATAAAGGATTTAAATACTCTTAAGAAGAAATACGGTATACAAGTCTAA
- a CDS encoding CsgG/HfaB family protein, with product MKSLNPYLFILFLTLSISCSTISTSKTKAQVPPVRKVAVLNFDMNNANWGAEFSDSFVHRLLKYSRWEIIEREQIFKILNEQKLSRSGVIDTETSTKIGRILGVDAIIVGRGTALNYVSVDKQPINYLVDTFSMKVVLVESGSILLQSRKSPGTDWTPFRIAKYLLGLSLIWSKEDIFIESCAYDSVADRMSQLIAENVK from the coding sequence ATGAAATCTTTGAATCCATATTTGTTTATTCTCTTTCTAACCTTGTCAATTTCTTGCTCAACAATTTCTACCAGTAAGACCAAGGCTCAAGTTCCACCAGTTCGAAAAGTAGCAGTTCTCAATTTTGATATGAATAATGCAAATTGGGGAGCTGAGTTTTCTGATTCTTTTGTTCATCGCTTATTGAAGTATTCTCGTTGGGAGATTATTGAGCGTGAACAGATTTTCAAAATTCTAAATGAACAAAAACTCTCAAGATCTGGAGTCATTGACACAGAGACTTCTACAAAGATCGGAAGGATTCTTGGCGTCGATGCGATTATAGTTGGACGAGGCACCGCTCTAAATTATGTGTCGGTGGATAAACAACCGATAAACTATCTTGTAGATACTTTTTCAATGAAAGTAGTACTCGTTGAGTCAGGATCGATATTGCTTCAATCAAGAAAGAGCCCTGGTACCGATTGGACACCTTTTAGGATCGCCAAATATCTATTAGGTTTGAGTCTTATCTGGAGCAAGGAAGATATTTTTATTGAGTCATGTGCATACGACAGCGTGGCTGACCGCATGTCTCAATTGATAGCAGAGAATGTAAAGTAA
- a CDS encoding low molecular weight protein-tyrosine-phosphatase: protein MVKVLFVCLGNICRSPAAEGAFSKLVEEKGLQQTFTIDSCGTAGYHIGSLPHKTTREVARLNGIELTHRARQFSRDDFSKFDYILAMDDSNYKDILNLAKSDEDKGKVFLFRTFQENNGGEMSVPDPYYGGLDGFKAVQKIVIESSNGFLEYLIKKGIL, encoded by the coding sequence TTGGTTAAGGTTTTATTCGTCTGCTTGGGCAATATTTGCCGATCTCCTGCCGCTGAAGGCGCATTTTCTAAGTTAGTTGAAGAAAAAGGATTGCAGCAGACTTTCACGATTGACTCTTGCGGAACAGCAGGTTATCATATTGGCAGTCTACCACACAAAACCACTCGAGAAGTTGCTCGCTTGAATGGAATCGAACTTACGCATAGAGCTAGGCAATTTTCGCGTGATGATTTTTCAAAATTTGATTACATACTGGCAATGGATGATTCAAACTATAAAGATATTTTGAATCTTGCAAAGTCGGATGAAGATAAAGGGAAAGTTTTTTTATTTAGAACTTTCCAAGAAAATAATGGCGGAGAAATGTCCGTTCCCGATCCATATTATGGTGGGTTAGATGGATTCAAAGCAGTACAAAAAATTGTAATTGAGTCATCAAATGGTTTTTTAGAATATTTAATCAAGAAAGGAATTTTATAA
- a CDS encoding M48 family metallopeptidase: MPKNSTPTQEKKSVTGDKKKILAFRPGEIVPLFGMQVPLVVNEKLRSRERALLTKSCIQIHLEPSKNANDAKRKIQNHTEKLLKKLLNEVLPHRLKKYSEISGFQFKTYRIKKMKSRWGSCSSLGNLNFNIGLALVPIQILDYIVVHELCHIKEANHSSRFWKEVELLMPNYRQAKHWLRENELDILSYFYGWQGKALTKL; encoded by the coding sequence ATGCCGAAGAATTCAACACCAACACAGGAGAAGAAGAGCGTAACGGGGGACAAGAAGAAGATCCTAGCTTTTCGCCCAGGTGAAATCGTTCCTCTTTTCGGAATGCAAGTTCCACTGGTGGTTAATGAGAAATTAAGAAGCAGAGAAAGAGCCTTATTAACAAAAAGCTGTATACAAATTCATTTAGAGCCTTCGAAAAATGCCAACGACGCCAAAAGGAAAATTCAGAATCATACTGAAAAACTTTTAAAGAAGCTTTTGAACGAAGTTCTTCCACATCGTTTGAAAAAGTATTCCGAGATTTCTGGATTTCAATTCAAAACATATAGAATCAAAAAAATGAAATCTCGTTGGGGGAGCTGTTCTTCACTAGGTAATCTAAATTTTAATATAGGATTAGCTCTTGTTCCAATTCAAATTTTAGATTATATTGTTGTTCATGAACTCTGCCATATAAAAGAAGCAAATCATTCTTCCAGATTCTGGAAAGAAGTAGAACTTCTGATGCCGAATTATAGGCAAGCTAAGCATTGGCTAAGAGAGAATGAATTGGATATTCTCTCTTATTTTTATGGATGGCAGGGTAAAGCTCTTACAAAACTATGA
- a CDS encoding DUF1569 domain-containing protein, producing MRKINTINDLEFECGLLEKCNHKTKSKISVSQLLNSVAEGIESSITGSSDKTDSFISKIIKNFKLKKFSSQASWDPKWKIHGVPTEFSEGDWKDSLVRLKTSITAFKLHSGPFANHPDFGQLDKPSWEIVHLKVADYLLGQIEIEGREKFQQPSAANPKNKKYYKNKKFHHKKKKFKGEKH from the coding sequence ATGAGAAAAATAAATACCATCAATGATCTAGAATTCGAATGCGGATTGCTAGAAAAATGTAACCACAAAACCAAATCTAAGATATCAGTATCGCAACTTTTGAATTCGGTTGCAGAAGGAATCGAATCTTCAATAACCGGGAGCTCAGATAAAACCGATTCCTTTATATCTAAAATTATTAAGAATTTTAAACTCAAAAAATTCTCAAGCCAGGCGTCTTGGGATCCAAAATGGAAAATCCATGGAGTTCCAACTGAATTCTCTGAAGGTGATTGGAAAGATTCTTTGGTCAGGCTTAAGACATCAATTACTGCTTTCAAATTGCACTCAGGACCTTTTGCAAATCATCCAGATTTCGGACAGCTTGATAAACCAAGTTGGGAAATTGTGCATTTGAAGGTAGCTGATTATCTGCTAGGACAGATCGAAATTGAGGGTAGAGAGAAATTTCAACAACCAAGCGCAGCAAATCCTAAGAATAAAAAATACTACAAAAATAAAAAATTCCATCATAAGAAGAAAAAATTCAAAGGTGAAAAGCACTAG
- a CDS encoding ParA family protein produces the protein MAAQSEYTIEESANLVGLSLNEFTKKASSYKLPGFKTNKIKRTTLEKYFTIKSDEVFDSQIIAISNQKGGEGKTTLSICLGEALSQTDRTLLIDWDPQANATNLFHKDLDKSVMDVLGYRGKKTIPIDRIIVPLSKNYDLIPSSLDLANLTTPYERDDFELLKEAILPIRSSYKYIIIDCPPSLGLILENALIAADHVLVPIQTRAFSVQGLKDLYETIEKIRKKANPRLKLLGAVLNQYEGQKALSGLADSIRKYFPVFKTHIYRRESIPQSQAKMSLLSAYDPQAMNYFLELADEVKGKINV, from the coding sequence ATGGCAGCTCAGTCAGAATATACGATAGAAGAATCAGCCAATTTAGTTGGCTTAAGCTTGAATGAATTTACAAAGAAAGCAAGCAGTTATAAGCTTCCAGGATTTAAAACCAATAAAATTAAAAGAACAACTCTAGAGAAATATTTTACTATAAAATCGGATGAAGTTTTTGATTCACAGATAATTGCAATATCTAATCAGAAGGGAGGAGAAGGTAAGACTACACTATCAATATGTCTGGGAGAGGCACTGTCACAGACGGATCGTACTCTGCTAATAGATTGGGATCCTCAAGCCAATGCGACCAATCTATTTCACAAAGATCTCGATAAATCAGTAATGGATGTTCTTGGTTACAGAGGGAAGAAGACAATACCTATAGATAGAATTATTGTTCCACTTTCCAAGAACTATGACCTTATTCCCTCGTCTTTAGATCTCGCCAATCTTACTACTCCGTATGAGAGAGATGATTTTGAATTACTGAAAGAAGCAATTTTGCCAATACGCTCATCATATAAATATATTATTATCGATTGTCCCCCATCGCTCGGTCTTATCTTAGAGAATGCACTTATTGCAGCTGATCATGTCTTGGTTCCGATTCAGACTAGGGCATTTAGTGTCCAAGGTCTGAAAGATTTGTATGAGACGATAGAGAAAATTCGAAAAAAAGCAAATCCAAGACTAAAGTTACTAGGAGCAGTTCTAAATCAATACGAAGGTCAGAAGGCTCTTTCTGGACTTGCGGATTCGATACGAAAATATTTTCCAGTTTTCAAGACGCATATTTATAGAAGAGAAAGTATACCTCAATCACAAGCTAAGATGAGTCTCCTATCTGCATATGATCCACAAGCAATGAATTATTTTCTAGAATTAGCTGATGAGGTAAAAGGAAAAATCAATGTCTAA
- a CDS encoding acyltransferase — protein MSTTNRDEKLDLIRGLAMVGIVLIHVHSYFLFFHSIEDIPVIITMILANISRFSVPVFILAAGLFSRDRTFLSYWQSRILLVIIPYCIASTIGYFVKFNDWDAFDFLYKLLMGKVFTPYYFIPLLFQFYIIHYFLLRKANEMSRLILLIIALIINIISNAGYFAFMTNDYKPIWIGDFAFFYFLGFYLSEKKGINFLSDLPFLKWISAFGFICLLIYISWYTAADKIILTNHHLVYPTLAIIAIYSFIKLRLPLLESIGQNSLGIFLIHPFIIHMMHSIDPYSLGGGYISIILTTIVNVVVPWTIWLGVQRIIQLYSK, from the coding sequence ATGTCAACAACCAATCGAGACGAAAAACTGGATTTGATCAGAGGATTAGCAATGGTTGGCATTGTTCTTATCCATGTTCACTCCTATTTTTTATTTTTCCATTCAATAGAGGATATTCCGGTCATTATTACAATGATTCTAGCAAATATCAGTCGATTCTCTGTTCCTGTGTTTATACTTGCTGCCGGTTTATTTTCTAGAGATCGTACTTTTCTGAGTTATTGGCAATCTAGAATTCTACTAGTCATTATTCCCTATTGTATCGCATCCACTATAGGTTACTTCGTTAAATTCAATGACTGGGATGCTTTTGATTTCTTATATAAGTTACTTATGGGAAAAGTTTTCACACCTTATTATTTTATTCCCCTACTCTTCCAATTCTATATAATTCACTATTTTCTGCTTCGCAAAGCAAATGAGATGTCCCGACTAATCCTTCTTATAATTGCCCTGATCATAAATATTATTTCCAATGCTGGATATTTTGCCTTTATGACAAATGATTATAAACCCATTTGGATTGGAGACTTTGCATTTTTCTACTTTCTAGGATTCTATCTAAGCGAGAAAAAAGGTATCAACTTCCTATCAGATCTACCTTTTCTAAAATGGATATCCGCATTCGGATTCATCTGCCTATTAATTTATATTAGTTGGTATACTGCTGCCGATAAAATCATTCTAACCAACCATCACTTAGTCTATCCAACTCTCGCGATTATTGCGATCTATTCTTTTATTAAACTACGATTGCCTTTGTTGGAAAGTATTGGACAGAACAGTCTGGGGATTTTTCTCATTCACCCTTTCATAATTCATATGATGCATTCGATCGATCCATACTCTTTGGGAGGAGGATATATTTCCATAATTCTGACAACCATTGTCAATGTCGTAGTTCCTTGGACGATATGGCTTGGAGTCCAACGGATTATTCAATTATATTCGAAATAA
- a CDS encoding VOC family protein: protein MKFLHSMIRVQNLENTLRFFCEYLGLEEVRRKEHEAGRFTLVFLSTRDLEDSAEIELTYNWDQTNAYSTGRNFGHLAFEVDNVYESCKRLMDNGVIINRPPRDGRMAFVRSPDQISIELLQKGEALEPSEPWLSMPNTGEW, encoded by the coding sequence ATGAAATTTCTACATTCAATGATCAGAGTACAAAATCTAGAAAATACTTTAAGATTTTTTTGCGAATATTTGGGATTAGAGGAAGTCAGAAGAAAAGAACATGAAGCTGGACGCTTCACTCTCGTATTTTTATCGACTCGAGATCTAGAGGACTCAGCAGAAATTGAACTCACTTATAATTGGGATCAAACAAATGCATATAGTACTGGAAGAAATTTTGGTCACTTGGCATTTGAAGTTGATAATGTCTACGAATCATGCAAGAGACTTATGGACAATGGAGTTATCATCAATAGACCACCAAGAGATGGTAGAATGGCTTTTGTAAGATCCCCTGATCAGATCAGCATTGAATTATTGCAGAAGGGTGAAGCATTGGAGCCATCTGAACCTTGGCTATCTATGCCAAATACTGGTGAGTGGTAA